The Chitinophaga flava genome has a segment encoding these proteins:
- a CDS encoding TIGR00341 family protein: protein MKRSHRESRLWRKIRITVQRQFNLYLDKANDEEVIIGITKSSEFKGANLWTLIFAIFIASIGLNVNSTAVIIGAMLISPLMGPIMGIGLSVGISDFDLLKKSSRNLLIATMISIATSTLYFLITPLHDAQSELLARTTPSVWDVFIAFLGGLAGIVGATRQEKSNVIPGVAIATALMPPLCTAGFGLASGNLLYFAGALYLYFINSIFICLSTLLIVRFLKFRKKRFEDKRYEQKVSRYILIVTIITVVPSIYLAYRIVDKSIFENNARHFVREEFNFSNTQVVNRNFIYRPQQKEINLLLIGAELADSAISRIRKRMGQYHLEQTQLVVYQGLNTKQEVDFSQIKASILEDVFRQDSSRKTTTTNTPVHPPLPDITNEFKALFPFCQYYAASDMIFRRPDSSSQDTITVVMAGFTRKINQAEKTRVQRWLKYRLAADSVKLVIQ from the coding sequence ATGAAGAGAAGCCATCGTGAATCCCGCCTGTGGCGGAAGATCCGTATCACTGTACAACGACAATTTAATCTTTATCTTGATAAGGCCAACGATGAGGAAGTGATCATCGGTATCACCAAGAGTTCGGAGTTTAAGGGCGCCAATCTGTGGACCCTGATTTTTGCCATCTTCATTGCCTCTATCGGGCTCAATGTCAATTCCACCGCTGTTATCATCGGTGCCATGCTGATATCGCCGCTGATGGGGCCTATTATGGGCATCGGCCTGAGTGTCGGCATCAGTGATTTTGATCTGCTGAAAAAAAGCAGCCGTAACCTGCTGATTGCTACCATGATCAGTATTGCCACGTCCACTCTTTATTTCCTGATCACGCCACTACATGATGCGCAGTCTGAGTTGCTGGCCCGTACTACTCCTTCGGTGTGGGACGTATTTATAGCCTTCCTGGGCGGACTGGCAGGTATAGTGGGCGCCACCCGTCAGGAAAAAAGCAATGTGATCCCCGGCGTAGCCATCGCTACTGCCCTGATGCCACCACTATGTACTGCCGGCTTCGGCCTGGCTTCGGGCAACCTGTTGTATTTCGCAGGCGCCCTTTACCTCTATTTTATCAACAGTATCTTCATCTGCCTCAGCACCTTGCTCATCGTACGTTTCCTCAAATTCAGAAAAAAAAGATTTGAAGACAAAAGATATGAGCAAAAGGTATCCCGGTATATTCTGATCGTTACGATTATCACTGTTGTGCCCAGTATTTACCTGGCTTACCGCATTGTAGATAAAAGTATTTTCGAAAACAATGCGCGACATTTTGTGAGAGAAGAATTTAATTTCAGCAACACACAGGTGGTGAACCGCAATTTTATCTACCGCCCTCAGCAAAAGGAAATCAACCTGCTGCTGATAGGCGCAGAGCTGGCAGATTCCGCCATCAGCCGTATCCGCAAAAGAATGGGGCAGTATCATCTGGAACAAACACAGTTGGTGGTATATCAAGGGCTGAACACTAAACAGGAAGTTGATTTTTCCCAGATCAAAGCCAGTATTCTGGAAGATGTTTTCCGGCAGGACAGCAGCCGGAAAACCACCACTACTAATACTCCTGTCCATCCGCCCCTGCCAGACATTACCAATGAATTTAAAGCCCTGTTTCCATTCTGCCAGTATTATGCAGCCTCCGACATGATATTCCGGCGTCCCGACAGCAGCTCACAGGATACCATCACGGTAGTAATGGCTGGCTTCACCCGAAAAATAAATCAGGCAGAAAAAACAAGGGTACAACGTTGGCTGAAATACCGGCTGGCGGCAGACTCCGTAAAACTGGTCATCCAGTAA
- a CDS encoding sugar phosphate isomerase/epimerase family protein translates to MNISRRNFLVKGTLALAGTTLLSKSMLAAAGKKEVLGIQLYSIREDMKKDPLGTLKQLAAMGYKHVEHANYVDRKFYGYTPTEFKKVLADLGLSMPSGHTVMGPAHWDAAKKDFTDAWKYTVEDAATVGQRYVISPWLDQSLRKNYDDFKAYMDVFNKSGELCKKSGMKFGYHNHDFEFSQELNGKKLFNLILENTDPSLVAQQLDIGNMYHAGGIALDIVRKYPGRFELMHVKDEIKTAGKGEMGGGYESTVLGKGIIPVKEVIDLGKKSGGTRYFIIEQESYQSLTPLEAVKQDLAAMKKWGY, encoded by the coding sequence ATGAACATTTCCAGAAGAAACTTTTTAGTAAAAGGAACACTTGCGCTGGCAGGTACCACGCTGCTGTCTAAGTCGATGTTGGCGGCTGCCGGCAAAAAGGAAGTGCTGGGTATACAGCTTTATTCTATCCGGGAAGATATGAAGAAAGACCCGCTGGGTACCCTCAAACAACTGGCTGCCATGGGCTATAAGCATGTGGAGCATGCCAATTATGTGGACCGGAAGTTTTACGGTTACACCCCTACGGAGTTCAAGAAAGTGCTGGCCGATCTGGGACTTTCCATGCCCAGTGGCCATACCGTTATGGGCCCTGCCCATTGGGATGCTGCCAAAAAAGACTTTACCGATGCCTGGAAATACACCGTGGAAGATGCCGCCACCGTAGGACAACGTTATGTGATCAGTCCCTGGCTGGACCAGAGCCTGCGTAAAAACTACGATGACTTCAAAGCCTACATGGATGTTTTCAACAAAAGCGGTGAGCTGTGTAAGAAGTCGGGTATGAAGTTCGGTTACCACAACCACGATTTCGAATTCAGTCAGGAGCTGAACGGCAAAAAACTCTTCAACCTGATTCTGGAAAACACAGACCCTTCACTGGTAGCCCAGCAGCTGGACATCGGCAATATGTATCATGCCGGTGGTATTGCCCTGGACATCGTCCGCAAATACCCGGGCCGTTTTGAGCTGATGCATGTGAAGGATGAAATCAAAACAGCCGGCAAAGGTGAGATGGGCGGAGGCTACGAAAGCACTGTTCTGGGCAAGGGCATCATCCCGGTGAAAGAGGTGATAGACCTGGGTAAAAAGTCCGGTGGTACCCGCTATTTCATCATAGAACAGGAGTCTTATCAGTCGCTCACCCCGCTGGAGGCGGTAAAGCAGGACCTGGCTGCCATGAAAAAATGGGGGTATTGA
- a CDS encoding DegT/DnrJ/EryC1/StrS family aminotransferase, with product MINVAKPNLPPLDKYVELLKGIWDRNWLTNNGPLVNELELRLKEYLDVKHLLLLSNGTVAIQLALKALGLTTGEVITTPFSFVATTSSIVWEGLTPVFADIDPHTLNISPAAIESKITADTVAILATHVYGNPCDIEAIEQIARKHQLKVIYDAAHCFGSKYNNRSVFDYGDISTTSFHATKVFHTIEGGAVFTQSAELLKTLAYMRNFGYDGPEDFACVGINAKNSEFHAAMGLLILDQADANLEERIKISERYDQKLKGLNVQHVRIQSGATFNYAYYPVIFQDEAALLKAVKMLNDNWIYPRRYFYPSLSKLRYVQPHECPVSEDISRRVLCLPLYTGIKDVEVDLICRLLLRAQNN from the coding sequence ATGATTAACGTGGCAAAGCCGAACCTACCACCTTTAGATAAGTACGTAGAGCTGTTAAAAGGCATTTGGGACCGTAACTGGCTAACCAACAACGGCCCGCTGGTAAATGAACTGGAGCTTCGGTTAAAGGAATACCTGGACGTAAAACACTTATTGCTCCTTAGTAATGGTACCGTAGCCATACAACTGGCGCTTAAAGCGCTGGGACTTACTACGGGAGAAGTGATTACCACTCCTTTTTCTTTTGTTGCCACCACTTCCAGTATCGTCTGGGAAGGCCTGACACCGGTGTTTGCGGATATTGATCCACATACGTTAAATATTTCACCGGCTGCTATTGAATCTAAAATAACCGCTGATACCGTGGCTATCCTGGCTACGCACGTATACGGCAATCCCTGCGATATTGAAGCGATTGAACAGATTGCCCGCAAACATCAGCTGAAAGTGATATATGATGCCGCCCACTGCTTCGGGTCAAAATACAACAACCGTTCTGTCTTCGACTACGGCGATATCAGTACCACGAGCTTTCATGCTACTAAAGTTTTCCATACCATAGAAGGCGGCGCTGTATTCACCCAATCTGCCGAACTGCTCAAAACACTGGCGTACATGCGTAACTTCGGTTATGATGGGCCGGAAGATTTTGCCTGTGTAGGCATCAATGCTAAGAACTCTGAATTTCATGCGGCCATGGGCCTGCTTATCCTCGACCAGGCAGATGCCAACCTCGAAGAACGGATAAAGATATCTGAACGATATGATCAGAAATTAAAAGGACTCAATGTACAGCATGTACGTATACAGTCCGGTGCTACTTTTAACTACGCCTATTATCCTGTTATTTTCCAGGATGAAGCAGCGCTGTTGAAGGCTGTAAAAATGCTGAATGACAACTGGATTTATCCAAGAAGATATTTTTATCCTTCCCTGAGCAAACTCAGGTATGTACAGCCACATGAGTGTCCGGTGAGTGAAGATATCAGTAGAAGAGTATTGTGCCTGCCTTTGTACACGGGCATTAAGGATGTAGAGGTAGACCTGATCTGCCGGCTGCTGCTGCGTGCCCAGAATAACTAA
- a CDS encoding VOC family protein — translation MASVLNPYLTFNDNCEEAFNFYKSVFGGEFAVVMRFDSTPDHYAPPEAEKNKLQHIALPIGNGSMLMGSDTPAQYGKVVQGTNFSISVGADSEADADRLYQGLSAGGRASMPMAKMFWGSYFGMLTDKFGIQWMISYDAGRNG, via the coding sequence ATGGCATCCGTATTAAATCCTTACTTAACATTTAACGACAATTGCGAAGAAGCCTTCAATTTCTACAAATCTGTTTTTGGTGGTGAATTCGCTGTGGTGATGCGTTTCGACAGCACACCGGATCATTACGCTCCACCTGAAGCAGAGAAAAACAAACTTCAGCATATCGCACTGCCTATCGGCAACGGCTCTATGCTGATGGGTAGCGACACCCCTGCCCAATATGGCAAGGTAGTGCAAGGCACCAATTTCTCCATCTCTGTTGGCGCGGATAGTGAAGCGGATGCAGACCGTCTGTACCAGGGGCTTTCTGCCGGCGGCAGAGCCTCCATGCCCATGGCTAAAATGTTCTGGGGCTCCTATTTCGGAATGCTGACAGACAAGTTTGGCATACAGTGGATGATCAGTTATGATGCCGGCCGCAACGGTTAA
- a CDS encoding RNA polymerase sigma factor, with translation MNHHSTHTDDQSLLSLWREGDETAFACLYRKYFPQLVVTAYQKVKDQYLAEELAQESLLAFYYKREYQLDNIAAYLQVILRHKTYDHFRKVLVREQHTTLAAQQQPSITEDASHQLYQTDLLKTLSQQIQALPAQCRTVFLLSRNKHMSNHEIADTLGISVNTVEQHMRKALKRLREGILLLLLISLHK, from the coding sequence TTGAATCATCACAGCACGCATACCGACGACCAATCATTATTATCACTTTGGAGGGAAGGTGATGAAACAGCGTTTGCCTGCCTGTACCGCAAATATTTTCCACAGCTGGTTGTAACGGCCTACCAGAAAGTAAAAGATCAATACCTCGCCGAAGAGCTGGCACAGGAGAGCTTACTGGCGTTCTACTATAAAAGGGAATATCAGCTGGACAATATCGCTGCTTATCTGCAAGTGATATTACGGCATAAAACGTATGATCATTTCCGTAAGGTGTTGGTACGCGAACAACATACCACACTCGCCGCACAACAACAGCCTTCCATTACAGAAGACGCTTCGCATCAGCTTTATCAGACCGATCTCCTCAAAACCCTGAGCCAGCAAATACAGGCACTGCCTGCACAATGCCGCACCGTTTTCCTCCTGAGCCGCAACAAACATATGTCCAACCACGAAATTGCAGATACACTGGGCATCTCCGTTAATACCGTAGAACAACATATGCGCAAGGCCTTAAAAAGATTGAGGGAAGGTATCCTGCTCCTGCTGTTGATTTCTCTGCACAAATAA
- a CDS encoding FecR family protein — protein MQREELHQLLEKFHAGQCTDAELEALQQWYDGLGETPQTPYWDVMDEAYLRDKYADFQQRSSLRPVKSRYRIWKRVTAAAAVLAGIMLLSRYLHPLSVKVIPPAVTGIHSRAVKAPGPGEAVTYDRHLILPDSSIVLLRAGSTLQLAPSFNETDRLLILQGEAYFDVKQNARKPFMIRCANVCTYVLGTAFNIKADADSRRVVITVASGKVRVEKENKTMAVLTQNQELVCGAQQPAAASHVNVAPKVEWMAKDLMFNETSLETICNRLSARYQKQFVFSRQVNKEKRITITDTFYGTESLNDILDIVCTTLGYTYSVAGNTVTITML, from the coding sequence ATGCAAAGGGAAGAACTTCATCAATTACTGGAGAAATTTCATGCCGGCCAATGTACTGACGCTGAACTGGAAGCATTGCAGCAATGGTACGACGGCCTGGGAGAAACGCCACAGACGCCCTATTGGGACGTGATGGATGAAGCTTACCTGCGTGATAAATATGCCGATTTTCAGCAGCGCTCATCGCTCCGGCCGGTGAAAAGCCGTTATCGTATATGGAAGCGCGTTACTGCCGCCGCCGCCGTACTCGCCGGGATCATGCTGCTGTCAAGATATTTGCATCCATTGTCTGTAAAGGTGATCCCACCTGCCGTCACCGGGATACATAGCCGTGCCGTAAAAGCGCCGGGTCCCGGCGAGGCAGTAACATACGACCGGCATCTGATATTGCCGGACAGTTCTATTGTATTGTTACGTGCCGGCAGTACGCTGCAGCTGGCTCCGTCTTTTAACGAGACAGACCGTCTGCTGATATTGCAGGGAGAAGCTTATTTTGATGTAAAACAAAATGCCCGCAAGCCATTTATGATACGTTGTGCCAACGTATGTACCTATGTGCTGGGAACAGCCTTCAATATCAAGGCAGATGCCGATTCCAGGCGTGTAGTGATCACCGTTGCCAGCGGTAAAGTAAGAGTGGAAAAGGAAAATAAAACCATGGCCGTGCTCACACAAAACCAGGAACTGGTATGTGGTGCTCAGCAACCGGCCGCTGCCAGCCATGTGAATGTAGCGCCTAAAGTAGAGTGGATGGCGAAAGACCTGATGTTTAATGAAACAAGCCTGGAAACCATCTGTAACCGGCTATCTGCCCGTTATCAGAAGCAATTCGTTTTCAGCCGGCAAGTCAATAAAGAAAAACGTATCACCATTACCGATACATTCTACGGTACAGAATCACTAAACGATATACTGGATATCGTCTGTACTACCCTTGGATATACCTATTCTGTTGCAGGAAATACTGTAACAATTACGATGCTATAA
- a CDS encoding SusC/RagA family TonB-linked outer membrane protein has translation MRRVCLLLLFAMHVHLGYAQILQKTVSLSLQHQPLSVMLTEAGRQAGCKISFPADEVAVWTDLSISCNSKPLGEVLSQLLQNTGLDYKALPNAVVIFHKPQPARSQEPAVNLLGVVRNEQGAPLPYVTIAVGTNGVMTNSSGSYSLLHIAPKATVRISCIGYEPQTIVAEVLAGMKEVVLKFGRHNLGMVEVSTAYQRIRPEQSTGAISAIGTKEYETRISTDFLSGIQNKLPGVLINNDMKFEGNSLFQVRGLSTISANKQPLIVVDGYPTELTLDAINPNEIKSVTVLKDAASATIYGVRASNGVVIIERKQAEIGRTRFAFRTTLGVTGKENYSTYRLAPSNTTLNYLRDTYKDGTDLPVDWTRYRTSYSYYQPGFDILLDRKEGTITAEQMAARFDALGDYNNAAEYSRLFLRSALNQQYDLNISGGTQQATYYVSANYTGNRLSKMNNDDSRFLLSGRANYRFNKRLSLELTTDYLETKSNVAPVPDFMNVYGYERFQDKNGNPLPIFDGSNMNPVFNDTIIKKGLYDNLRYPLVDMNEISDRNKTVSNKVIANFNYHIGHGFNFRFGGIYENSRADLTHYASEKSSEARQYVNRYAEQTDKGILFNIPKGGYINQKNTSALSYTVRAQLDYNKIIHDQHSFNVILGAETRKVTTSASVSSTFGYNDQTLLQQPVDYNKILTGSWVSQFAYGNPALRFENLFSKAYQDDRYISGYFNGVYSFRGRYSLSGSVRIDQSNLFGTDPKYRYKPLWSVGGAWNIDQENFMKNVNWLDALKLRVAYGINGNTSKASIPQIVATYASNLRTSPASVALNLGSMENTALRWEETSNLNMGMDFRVVGSVYGSIDYYTRKSKDLLADAQLDPTKGASSAKLNAASISNSGVELNLHADWITRKRFNWNTGIALSRNINKVLALYVNNKQQSYQYIGNNYVVDYPVGAVFSYRYAGLDTNGLPQIYGIDGKRKNPGYGALDEGLSDLEYQGAGMPVITAGISNRIDIGNFYVYCMVDYYGGFKTRIPAPSTGSTRPLAGTENYFRQKGDEQKTDVMGLYPYWLYNAYHGYVYNYSDIRVVNGAYLVLRDITVSYNFRNAAVIRRIGFTNFEVKAQASNLMTIGLNKYNYSMATGSYARRHLVPTFTIGLFTNF, from the coding sequence ATGAGGAGAGTATGCCTGTTGCTATTATTTGCCATGCATGTACACCTGGGGTATGCCCAGATCTTACAGAAAACCGTCAGCCTGTCGTTACAGCACCAGCCCCTGTCAGTTATGCTGACGGAAGCGGGCCGGCAGGCCGGTTGCAAAATCTCATTTCCGGCAGACGAAGTAGCTGTCTGGACAGACCTTTCCATCTCCTGTAACAGCAAACCGTTGGGAGAAGTGCTTTCACAGCTGTTGCAAAATACAGGACTGGATTACAAAGCATTACCCAATGCGGTCGTCATCTTTCACAAGCCCCAACCGGCGAGGTCGCAGGAACCTGCTGTCAACCTGCTGGGGGTGGTAAGAAATGAACAGGGAGCCCCTTTGCCTTATGTGACCATCGCTGTAGGCACCAACGGTGTAATGACCAACAGCAGCGGTTCCTATTCATTACTGCATATCGCACCCAAAGCCACTGTCAGAATTTCCTGCATAGGCTACGAGCCACAAACCATTGTGGCCGAAGTGCTGGCCGGTATGAAAGAAGTAGTGCTGAAATTCGGTCGTCATAACCTCGGCATGGTGGAAGTCAGTACGGCCTATCAGCGTATCCGCCCGGAACAAAGCACCGGCGCTATCTCCGCCATCGGCACCAAAGAATATGAAACACGTATCAGCACTGATTTCCTTTCCGGTATCCAAAACAAACTACCAGGTGTGCTGATCAATAATGATATGAAGTTTGAAGGTAACTCCCTCTTTCAGGTCAGAGGCCTGTCTACCATCTCGGCCAATAAACAGCCGCTCATTGTGGTGGATGGTTATCCTACAGAACTGACTCTCGATGCGATCAACCCTAATGAAATCAAATCCGTTACGGTGCTGAAAGATGCTGCTTCCGCCACTATCTACGGGGTACGTGCGTCCAACGGGGTAGTGATCATCGAGCGTAAACAGGCGGAGATAGGACGTACCCGCTTTGCTTTTCGTACTACCCTGGGCGTTACCGGCAAGGAAAATTACAGCACTTACCGTCTTGCTCCCAGCAATACCACCCTTAATTACCTGCGGGATACCTATAAAGACGGAACAGACCTGCCGGTAGACTGGACCCGCTACAGAACTTCATACAGCTACTACCAGCCTGGTTTTGATATCCTGCTCGACAGAAAAGAAGGCACCATCACAGCGGAACAGATGGCAGCACGTTTTGATGCACTGGGTGATTACAACAACGCCGCCGAGTACAGCCGCCTGTTTCTGCGTAGCGCCCTCAATCAGCAATACGACCTCAATATATCCGGTGGTACACAACAGGCCACTTATTATGTATCGGCCAACTATACCGGCAACCGGCTTTCAAAAATGAATAATGATGACAGCCGCTTTTTACTGTCAGGCCGTGCCAACTACCGTTTCAATAAACGCCTCTCCCTGGAACTGACCACCGATTACCTGGAAACCAAATCCAATGTGGCGCCGGTACCGGATTTTATGAATGTATACGGGTATGAACGTTTTCAAGATAAAAATGGCAATCCGCTGCCCATCTTCGATGGTTCCAATATGAACCCGGTTTTTAATGATACCATCATCAAAAAAGGATTGTACGACAACCTGCGGTATCCGCTGGTAGACATGAATGAAATCAGCGACCGCAATAAAACCGTCAGCAACAAGGTGATCGCCAATTTCAACTATCATATCGGACATGGTTTCAACTTCAGGTTTGGCGGCATATACGAAAATTCCCGGGCCGATCTGACGCACTACGCCAGCGAAAAATCATCGGAAGCCCGTCAGTATGTTAACCGCTATGCGGAACAAACAGATAAAGGCATTCTCTTCAATATACCCAAGGGTGGTTATATCAACCAGAAAAATACCAGCGCGCTCAGTTATACTGTACGGGCACAACTGGACTACAATAAAATTATTCATGACCAGCATTCCTTCAACGTTATACTGGGTGCTGAAACCCGCAAGGTGACTACATCTGCCAGTGTCAGTTCTACTTTCGGCTACAACGATCAAACGTTGCTGCAACAACCGGTGGATTATAACAAAATACTCACCGGCTCATGGGTATCACAGTTTGCCTATGGTAATCCTGCACTCAGATTCGAAAATCTTTTTTCGAAAGCGTATCAGGATGACCGTTATATCTCCGGTTATTTTAACGGTGTATATTCTTTCAGAGGCAGGTATTCCCTTTCAGGAAGTGTGCGTATAGATCAGTCCAACCTCTTCGGTACAGATCCTAAATACCGTTATAAACCGCTTTGGTCGGTAGGCGGCGCCTGGAACATAGACCAGGAGAACTTCATGAAAAATGTTAACTGGCTGGATGCCCTGAAGCTGCGCGTAGCTTATGGTATCAACGGTAACACTTCCAAAGCAAGTATTCCGCAGATTGTAGCCACGTATGCCTCCAATCTTCGTACTTCACCTGCTTCTGTAGCCCTTAACCTGGGATCGATGGAGAATACAGCCCTGCGTTGGGAAGAAACCAGCAACCTCAATATGGGAATGGATTTCAGAGTGGTGGGTAGCGTATATGGCAGCATTGATTATTACACCCGCAAAAGTAAGGACCTGCTCGCCGATGCACAGCTGGACCCTACCAAAGGTGCCAGCAGCGCCAAACTGAATGCCGCATCTATCAGCAACAGTGGCGTGGAACTGAATCTGCATGCCGACTGGATTACCCGCAAACGTTTTAACTGGAATACCGGCATTGCGTTGTCACGTAATATCAACAAGGTATTGGCGCTGTATGTCAATAACAAACAACAGTCCTATCAATATATCGGTAATAACTATGTGGTGGACTACCCGGTGGGCGCGGTGTTCAGCTACCGTTATGCCGGTCTTGATACGAATGGTTTGCCGCAGATATACGGTATAGACGGCAAGCGGAAGAATCCTGGTTATGGTGCGCTGGATGAAGGTCTCAGCGACCTGGAATATCAGGGGGCAGGTATGCCAGTTATTACTGCAGGTATCAGCAACAGAATTGACATCGGTAATTTTTATGTGTACTGCATGGTGGATTACTACGGTGGTTTTAAAACCCGGATACCAGCGCCTTCTACCGGTTCCACCCGCCCGCTGGCCGGCACAGAAAACTATTTCCGCCAGAAAGGGGATGAACAGAAAACAGATGTGATGGGCCTCTATCCTTACTGGTTGTATAATGCCTATCATGGTTATGTGTATAACTATTCTGATATACGGGTGGTGAATGGGGCTTACCTTGTATTGCGTGATATCACGGTGTCTTATAATTTCAGGAATGCAGCGGTTATCCGGCGTATTGGCTTTACCAACTTTGAAGTGAAGGCGCAGGCCTCCAACCTGATGACCATCGGTCTCAATAAATACAACTATAGTATGGCCACCGGCAGTTATGCCAGAAGACACCTGGTGCCTACCTTTACTATCGGCCTGTTCACCAATTTCTAA
- a CDS encoding RagB/SusD family nutrient uptake outer membrane protein, translated as MKHKWIIWGLAGLLTTATSCQKYLDIVPKGKTILTNVSDYDLFLNSQDLTSSGARELNLLADDVDQPAIPQPAVLPADLVYLWAEQFSNDTKVPPLFWGKHYANIYRYNAVLKGISNAGNGTARDKERIRAEALLGRAFEYLYLVNLYAKPYNAATAAKDLAVPFMESIDISDNTPPRSTVAVIYEHIIQDINAAIPGLPASNAGNRFRGAVPAAYSVLARAYLYMGLYEEAAKNARLALGDTPPVILDYNTIPNAKAIPGMAIRTYELYARYSTSAATKEYPTIEFLKLFDVNDLRLKFYYENTGDYTYPKRGVVTYNPSGAVPNFGTSVEEMKLILAEAAVRGGRLQEALDQLNDIRKCRIKKDAYQPLVSSDAAQVLDLVWKERRLELAYRGFRWIDMRRLDAANSMQTVNRYADAGKVIVTLPPHAARYTLQIPLSVLSFNPDMPRND; from the coding sequence ATGAAACACAAATGGATAATATGGGGACTGGCCGGCCTGCTGACAACGGCCACTTCCTGCCAGAAATACCTGGACATAGTACCGAAAGGAAAAACGATCCTGACCAATGTAAGTGACTACGATCTTTTTCTGAACAGCCAGGACCTCACTTCCAGCGGCGCCCGTGAATTAAACCTGCTGGCCGATGATGTAGACCAGCCCGCTATACCGCAGCCTGCAGTGCTGCCAGCTGATCTGGTCTATCTATGGGCAGAGCAGTTTTCCAATGATACCAAAGTGCCGCCGTTATTCTGGGGCAAACATTACGCAAATATCTATCGTTACAATGCTGTGCTCAAAGGTATCAGTAATGCCGGCAACGGCACTGCCAGAGATAAAGAGCGGATACGTGCAGAAGCTTTGCTGGGCAGGGCTTTTGAATACCTGTATCTTGTCAACCTGTATGCAAAACCCTACAACGCGGCTACTGCGGCCAAAGACCTGGCAGTACCGTTTATGGAGTCTATTGATATCTCCGATAATACACCTCCCCGCAGCACCGTAGCTGTTATCTATGAGCATATTATTCAGGATATCAATGCCGCTATTCCAGGGCTGCCAGCCAGCAATGCGGGCAACCGTTTCCGCGGCGCGGTACCTGCCGCTTACAGTGTGCTGGCACGTGCCTACCTGTATATGGGCTTATATGAGGAAGCTGCTAAAAACGCAAGACTGGCGCTGGGCGACACTCCTCCTGTCATCCTGGATTATAATACCATCCCCAATGCCAAAGCCATCCCGGGCATGGCTATCAGAACGTATGAGCTATACGCCCGTTACTCTACTTCAGCGGCCACCAAGGAATATCCTACCATTGAATTTCTGAAACTGTTTGATGTGAACGACCTGCGGTTGAAATTCTATTATGAAAACACAGGTGACTATACCTATCCCAAACGCGGTGTGGTGACGTATAACCCAAGTGGAGCAGTCCCCAACTTCGGCACTTCTGTAGAAGAGATGAAGCTGATACTGGCCGAAGCTGCAGTCCGCGGTGGCAGGCTGCAGGAGGCACTGGACCAGTTGAACGATATCCGTAAATGCCGTATTAAAAAAGATGCATATCAGCCGCTGGTATCTTCCGATGCTGCACAGGTGCTGGACCTGGTATGGAAGGAACGCCGGCTGGAACTGGCCTACAGAGGCTTCCGCTGGATAGATATGCGCCGCCTCGATGCAGCTAATAGTATGCAGACAGTGAACCGTTATGCTGATGCAGGCAAAGTAATTGTTACCTTGCCACCACATGCGGCCAGATATACTTTACAGATACCGCTCAGCGTTTTATCCTTTAATCCGGATATGCCGCGTAATGATTAA